Proteins encoded in a region of the Mucispirillum schaedleri ASF457 genome:
- a CDS encoding pyridoxamine 5'-phosphate oxidase family protein: MINKEIKKFIEHNSILMLANIGLDGLPKIRPMITLGFFRETLWFAVTESKLVYQELQKDNNLELCSVILGRWIRIKGKAVFEYDKSIITHVLEHSDITDKFYKNKNETEENVKVFYIEIENGVLSDLERDLKIKF; the protein is encoded by the coding sequence ATGATAAATAAAGAAATTAAGAAATTTATTGAGCATAATTCTATATTAATGCTTGCAAATATAGGGCTTGATGGACTTCCTAAAATAAGACCTATGATAACTCTTGGATTTTTTAGAGAAACATTATGGTTTGCAGTTACTGAAAGTAAACTTGTATATCAGGAGCTTCAAAAAGATAATAATTTAGAGCTGTGCTCAGTTATTTTAGGCAGATGGATAAGGATAAAAGGAAAAGCTGTTTTTGAGTATGATAAATCAATTATTACACATGTTTTAGAGCATTCAGATATAACAGATAAATTTTATAAAAATAAAAATGAAACAGAAGAAAATGTAAAAGTTTTCTATATTGAAATAGAGAATGGAGTATTATCTGATTTAGAAAGAGATTTAAAAATAAAATTTTAA
- a CDS encoding AAA family ATPase, protein MAGCIITISREYGSGGRIIGQALAEQLNIPFYDRGLVEMISAKSGLSEKFINEAELYREEAIKYAGYDVTLQMPLTHVVFHAESEVIQKIADEGDCVIVGRCADYVLQNRKDALNVFVYASIENRIERVKKLYGDKVNNVKAFIKRYDKDRAAYYDYYTDKKWGDLRSYHLSVNSDMGIDSCVEIIKTAYNKWKDGVQLI, encoded by the coding sequence ATGGCTGGCTGTATTATCACTATAAGCAGGGAATATGGTTCTGGTGGCAGAATTATTGGTCAGGCACTTGCAGAACAGTTAAATATTCCTTTTTATGACAGAGGCCTTGTTGAAATGATTTCTGCAAAAAGCGGTTTATCAGAAAAGTTTATTAATGAGGCAGAGCTTTATAGAGAAGAAGCTATAAAATATGCAGGCTATGATGTAACACTGCAAATGCCTTTAACTCATGTGGTATTTCATGCAGAATCAGAAGTTATACAGAAAATAGCTGATGAGGGCGACTGTGTCATAGTAGGAAGATGTGCTGATTATGTGCTGCAAAATAGAAAAGATGCTTTAAATGTTTTTGTCTATGCTTCTATTGAAAACAGAATAGAAAGAGTTAAAAAACTATATGGTGATAAAGTAAACAATGTTAAAGCATTTATTAAAAGATATGATAAAGACAGAGCTGCATATTATGATTACTATACTGATAAAAAATGGGGTGATTTACGCTCATATCATTTAAGTGTAAATAGTGATATGGGTATTGATTCATGTGTAGAAATAATAAAAACAGCATACAACAAATGGAAAGATGGAGTTCAGCTTATTTAA
- a CDS encoding MFS transporter has translation MSNLFSARLIVTVISLAVLTFMGIFSETSLAIVSPHLMEEFNVSAVAVQWLTSGFLLLLAAAIPLSPFLIKTISTKLLFKFAVTIFIAGTIIGAFASNFAMLLAGRLIMAIGTGCSLPLLTNIVLEETTPYQRGTLLGIVGLVVSFAPVLGPVLGGLIAEYLGWRWVFLFMLPILVVSFIMGSAAIRDIRKGEVYHLDIKSFFISSAGLILFIMGLSSLSAKYGILLIFISLVFLVIFILLQLKVKYPLINIRILKYKMFTLGLITVCMPMASVLALAFLIPILAQMGLGENALKASFILLPGTLLSGLLAPFMGAKYAKFGVRRLIIPGFIIMSLAMIYLLLVEVSFSTTLIGYICFMTGAAFCQVPAQTNALNALPQKYNADGIAILSTLQQTAGAAGTALASVLLSYGAKKAYNADIDNIYVYGINYGFMLCLVFVLTGLFAALQIKTTLEKENE, from the coding sequence ATGAGTAATTTATTTTCAGCAAGGCTTATTGTAACAGTAATATCACTTGCTGTCCTTACTTTTATGGGAATTTTTTCAGAAACAAGTTTAGCTATTGTATCTCCCCATTTAATGGAAGAATTTAATGTGTCTGCTGTTGCTGTTCAATGGCTTACTTCTGGATTTCTGCTGCTTTTAGCTGCTGCTATTCCGCTTTCCCCTTTTTTAATAAAAACAATATCTACCAAGCTGCTTTTTAAATTTGCAGTTACTATATTTATTGCAGGAACTATCATAGGAGCTTTTGCCAGTAATTTTGCAATGCTGCTTGCAGGCAGGCTTATTATGGCAATAGGCACAGGCTGTTCCCTGCCGCTTTTAACAAATATAGTTCTTGAAGAAACAACACCTTATCAGCGTGGCACACTGCTTGGTATTGTAGGGCTTGTTGTAAGCTTTGCACCAGTATTAGGTCCTGTTTTAGGTGGATTAATAGCAGAATATCTTGGCTGGCGGTGGGTATTTCTTTTTATGCTGCCTATTCTTGTTGTTTCATTTATTATGGGCAGTGCTGCTATAAGAGATATTAGAAAAGGTGAAGTATATCATCTTGATATAAAATCTTTTTTTATAAGCAGTGCAGGGCTTATATTATTTATTATGGGATTAAGCAGCCTTTCTGCAAAATATGGCATACTGCTTATATTTATAAGTTTAGTATTTTTAGTTATTTTTATTCTACTGCAGCTTAAAGTAAAATATCCGCTTATAAATATAAGAATATTAAAATATAAAATGTTTACATTAGGTCTTATAACAGTATGTATGCCAATGGCATCTGTTCTTGCTCTTGCTTTTTTAATACCAATACTTGCACAAATGGGATTAGGGGAAAATGCATTAAAAGCATCATTTATTCTGCTTCCGGGCACATTGCTTTCAGGGCTTCTTGCACCTTTTATGGGTGCAAAATATGCAAAATTTGGTGTTCGCAGGCTTATTATACCCGGCTTTATTATTATGAGCCTTGCAATGATTTATCTTTTGCTTGTAGAAGTATCATTTAGCACGACTTTAATAGGTTATATATGTTTTATGACAGGAGCAGCATTTTGTCAGGTGCCTGCACAGACTAATGCATTAAATGCACTGCCGCAGAAATATAATGCAGACGGCATTGCAATACTCAGCACTTTGCAGCAGACAGCAGGGGCAGCAGGCACAGCACTTGCTTCTGTATTATTATCTTATGGTGCCAAAAAGGCATATAATGCAGATATTGATAATATATATGTTTATGGCATTAATTATGGTTTTATGCTTTGCCTTGTGTTTGTGTTGACTGGGTTATTTGCAGCTTTGCAGATAAAAACTACACTTGAAAAAGAAAATGAATAA
- a CDS encoding methyl-accepting chemotaxis protein yields the protein MKLLNLLFGWVFTIVRSISIKVKIVLLVFFPAVGIIAFFSLVFYDTYDYLVFNKNMTSIINISNKVSLVAHNLQIERGMSAGYMTDRLDDTRALLDEQREASDSAIQEYYEFVNTMDVEKYDKIYMEQINKISSNLKTISEFRNKINNFSVNGPEVVNFYTNLIGDLLQSVVIASKISPDNDITKVLIAYLNFMYAKEYTGQERANGNIILRSNVFSEVQYAKFVATIAKKDVYMNYFFQLLPHNYSKAQEIIENYHLTVEETGVVIQEYEKDIMTNAKSLNFSIEASQWFSDITEHIDNMYLVEEIIGELVNEVLYINIHKGNLKLIYLIVFFVFGLIFNVAFALIIASDFIIRIDRIKKYLTNVAEHKNLSEELALSSKDEIGHIAASINDFIVFIKKILLSLQDQSEANMNIAGKLVEASNAVTNTLTNSEQLAHSNIDIGMDIGRISEDNIEESKRTMDLMLSTQNELTNMQKLIDTLSQEVEAESKVENEIANDINELVREAEDIKTVLTVIDEIADQTNLLALNAAIEAARAGEHGRGFAVVADEVRKLAEKTQSSLGEINNIINKVLQGIVNASKTITANSKEIYKMVDTADVVRRSAVEMAGSMQEVAKVAESSMESSDSIDGKSKDMIEGLGEINGAIAEIGQQMTSMHSYADEIENHVTELRNALSVFKLSK from the coding sequence ATGAAGTTGCTAAATTTATTATTTGGATGGGTATTTACAATAGTCCGCAGTATCAGTATAAAAGTTAAGATAGTGCTGCTTGTCTTTTTCCCAGCAGTTGGCATCATTGCATTTTTTTCTCTGGTATTTTATGATACATACGACTATTTAGTCTTTAATAAAAATATGACAAGTATTATCAATATTTCCAATAAAGTATCGCTTGTTGCACATAATCTGCAAATAGAACGCGGTATGAGTGCAGGATATATGACTGATAGACTTGACGATACAAGAGCATTGTTAGACGAACAAAGAGAAGCATCTGACTCAGCTATACAGGAATATTATGAATTTGTAAACACTATGGATGTGGAAAAATATGATAAAATATATATGGAGCAGATAAATAAAATAAGCAGTAATCTAAAAACAATAAGCGAATTTAGGAATAAAATCAATAATTTTTCAGTAAATGGTCCTGAAGTAGTAAATTTTTATACCAATTTAATTGGTGACTTACTTCAATCTGTAGTTATTGCCTCAAAAATAAGCCCTGATAACGATATTACAAAAGTATTAATAGCATATTTAAACTTTATGTATGCAAAAGAATATACTGGTCAGGAAAGAGCAAACGGAAATATTATATTAAGGTCAAATGTTTTTTCTGAAGTGCAGTATGCAAAGTTTGTGGCAACTATCGCTAAAAAAGATGTATATATGAACTACTTTTTTCAACTACTGCCTCATAATTACTCAAAAGCTCAAGAAATTATTGAAAATTATCATTTAACCGTTGAAGAAACAGGGGTTGTAATACAGGAATATGAAAAAGATATTATGACTAATGCAAAAAGTTTAAATTTTTCTATTGAAGCTTCACAATGGTTTTCAGATATAACAGAACATATTGATAACATGTATTTGGTTGAAGAAATTATTGGCGAACTTGTAAACGAAGTATTGTATATTAATATTCATAAAGGTAATCTTAAATTAATATATTTGATAGTATTTTTTGTATTTGGCTTAATATTTAATGTTGCTTTTGCACTTATAATAGCATCTGATTTTATTATTAGAATAGATAGAATAAAAAAATATCTTACAAATGTTGCTGAGCATAAAAATTTATCAGAAGAATTAGCATTATCTTCAAAAGATGAAATAGGTCATATTGCTGCTTCCATTAATGATTTTATTGTTTTCATTAAGAAAATATTACTTTCACTGCAAGACCAGAGTGAAGCTAATATGAATATTGCAGGAAAACTTGTGGAAGCATCAAATGCAGTTACAAACACTCTTACAAACAGCGAGCAGCTTGCACACAGCAATATTGATATAGGTATGGATATTGGCAGAATATCTGAAGATAATATTGAAGAATCAAAACGAACTATGGATTTAATGCTTTCAACTCAAAACGAACTTACAAATATGCAGAAACTTATTGATACATTAAGTCAGGAAGTTGAAGCTGAAAGTAAAGTGGAAAATGAAATAGCAAATGATATTAACGAGCTTGTAAGAGAAGCGGAAGATATTAAAACTGTTTTAACAGTTATTGATGAAATTGCAGACCAGACAAATCTTTTAGCACTTAATGCAGCGATTGAAGCAGCTCGTGCAGGTGAACATGGCAGGGGGTTTGCAGTAGTTGCAGATGAAGTGAGAAAACTTGCTGAAAAAACACAGTCCTCACTTGGAGAAATTAATAATATTATTAATAAAGTTTTGCAGGGTATTGTTAATGCTAGTAAAACTATTACTGCAAATTCCAAAGAAATATATAAAATGGTTGATACTGCTGATGTTGTTCGCAGAAGTGCCGTTGAAATGGCTGGAAGTATGCAGGAAGTAGCAAAAGTAGCAGAATCTTCTATGGAAAGCTCTGATAGTATTGATGGTAAATCAAAAGATATGATAGAAGGTCTTGGTGAAATCAATGGAGCTATTGCAGAAATTGGTCAGCAAATGACAAGTATGCATTCTTATGCTGATGAAATAGAAAACCATGTTACAGAATTAAGAAATGCTTTATCTGTGTTTAAACTTAGTAAATAG
- a CDS encoding heme lyase CcmF/NrfE family subunit encodes MELGSIGMFFQISALILCLASVAAYIYAYITKSYNIKSIGNWLFIGTTIAIIIASLVLFMAFAISDFSIDYVARYSDNSLPMFYKISAFWGGQAGSLLLWVLLLVIFGTIELFRIKNMNDTYQLGVMLIMAGTTLFFTLLVSFLQNPFELTRIVPSDGSGLNPLLQNPGMVIHPPTLYVGYVGFTVIAAHSLGAILSRDFSATWIKMARPWSMIIWAFLTVGIVIGAWWAYVELGWGGYWAWDPVENASIMPWFTATAFLHSAYVYEKTGKLKVWTFILLIITFELTILGTFITRSGLINSVHSFAPHPIGYYFLVYIVISLVVYIVTLISNKEFKELIKADEEEFKFLSRTGFVLISNWLFLAISLAIAFGTLTPLFTGANYAISYYNRATAPFFMLIFLTSGYGLLTGFKISNMKKYKIRLIISFAAAVIGVIIMAAFGYNNKMSLALNFTIFFSAAAVLIRTFTSLKSCGLKSILQANRFYGAMIIHIGLVIIAFGIVMSSFYMFKGEYSVKPEFVLDYKGYVFQVGSYSNLQEKNYISEFVPIKIYKDDKLITTAYPEIRTYNRHSTEKFREVAYYSQLTGDLYFALYNINHNDLSMVILFIHQPFVSWIWAGCLIMVIGAFFGAFVFKRKEQDIVNKKSYFVAENNSHI; translated from the coding sequence ATGGAATTAGGCTCTATTGGGATGTTTTTTCAAATATCCGCTCTCATACTTTGCTTAGCTTCTGTTGCAGCATATATATATGCTTACATAACAAAATCTTACAATATAAAATCTATAGGTAACTGGTTATTTATTGGCACAACAATCGCCATAATCATTGCATCATTAGTGCTTTTTATGGCTTTTGCAATCAGTGATTTTTCTATTGACTATGTTGCCCGTTACAGTGATAACTCACTTCCAATGTTTTATAAAATCAGTGCATTTTGGGGTGGTCAGGCAGGCTCTTTGCTTTTATGGGTGCTTTTACTTGTTATTTTTGGGACAATTGAGCTTTTTCGCATAAAAAATATGAATGATACATATCAGCTTGGTGTTATGCTTATTATGGCTGGGACAACATTATTTTTTACACTTCTTGTTTCATTTTTACAAAATCCATTTGAGCTTACAAGAATAGTGCCAAGTGATGGCTCTGGTTTAAATCCGCTGCTTCAAAATCCCGGCATGGTTATTCACCCGCCTACCTTATATGTTGGTTATGTTGGCTTTACTGTAATTGCAGCACACTCTCTTGGTGCAATCTTATCAAGAGATTTTTCTGCCACTTGGATTAAAATGGCTAGACCTTGGTCTATGATTATATGGGCATTTTTAACTGTAGGTATAGTTATTGGTGCATGGTGGGCTTATGTAGAGCTTGGATGGGGCGGATACTGGGCATGGGACCCTGTTGAAAATGCTTCTATTATGCCTTGGTTTACAGCTACAGCATTTTTACATTCTGCTTATGTTTATGAAAAAACTGGCAAATTAAAAGTCTGGACATTTATATTATTAATAATTACTTTTGAACTTACTATTTTAGGAACATTTATTACTAGAAGCGGTTTAATAAACTCTGTGCACAGCTTTGCACCACATCCTATCGGCTACTACTTTTTAGTATATATTGTAATATCATTAGTTGTATATATTGTTACACTCATTTCTAACAAAGAATTTAAAGAGCTTATTAAAGCAGATGAAGAAGAATTTAAATTTTTATCAAGAACTGGCTTTGTATTAATATCTAACTGGCTGTTTTTAGCAATATCATTAGCTATTGCTTTTGGCACATTAACACCTTTATTTACAGGTGCTAATTATGCAATTTCATACTATAACAGAGCTACTGCACCATTTTTTATGTTGATTTTCTTAACCAGCGGTTATGGACTTTTAACTGGCTTTAAAATATCAAATATGAAAAAATATAAAATAAGATTAATAATTTCCTTTGCTGCCGCAGTTATTGGAGTAATCATTATGGCAGCTTTTGGATATAATAATAAAATGTCATTAGCATTAAATTTTACAATATTCTTTTCTGCAGCTGCAGTTCTTATCCGCACATTTACATCACTTAAAAGCTGCGGTTTAAAATCTATTTTGCAGGCAAATAGATTTTACGGAGCTATGATTATACACATTGGACTTGTTATTATTGCTTTTGGCATAGTAATGTCATCATTTTATATGTTTAAAGGCGAATACAGTGTGAAACCTGAATTTGTTTTAGATTATAAAGGCTATGTATTTCAGGTCGGCTCTTATTCAAATCTTCAAGAGAAAAACTATATTTCTGAGTTTGTGCCTATAAAAATATATAAAGATGATAAACTTATTACAACAGCATACCCTGAAATAAGAACATATAACCGTCATTCTACTGAAAAATTTAGAGAAGTTGCATACTATTCACAGTTGACTGGTGATTTATACTTTGCTCTTTATAATATTAACCATAATGATTTATCTATGGTTATACTTTTTATACATCAGCCATTTGTTTCATGGATTTGGGCAGGCTGTCTTATAATGGTAATTGGTGCTTTCTTTGGAGCATTTGTATTTAAAAGAAAAGAGCAGGATATTGTCAATAAAAAAAGCTATTTTGTAGCTGAAAATAATTCACATATATAA
- the argC gene encoding N-acetyl-gamma-glutamyl-phosphate reductase, which yields MRAGIIGATGYTGVELVKIIARHSHLELSVITSESYAGKPFSEIYPLMQGVCDMILVENDLEEVSKKADVFFLCLPHKTAMESAKFLYEKGKIVIDLSADFRIKDKNIYEEVYGTDHTASHLLEKAVYGQAEIYTKEIQKTSLIAGAGCYPTSIITPLYPLLESGLIDDNSFIIADSKSGVSGAGRKPSLTNIFCEANEDLKPYGIFSHRHNSEIDFILSEAQKNTHVIFTPHLLPVNRGILSTIYFKTKAGKDELENTIKEKYKGRYFVRIKNTIPAIRYVANTNFIDIAVYKKDDTAIIVSAIDNLLKGASGQAVQCFNIMQNIEETTGLI from the coding sequence ATGCGTGCAGGTATTATTGGTGCAACAGGTTATACAGGTGTGGAGCTTGTAAAAATAATTGCAAGGCACAGCCATTTAGAGCTGTCAGTTATCACATCAGAAAGTTATGCAGGAAAGCCGTTTTCTGAAATATATCCGTTAATGCAGGGTGTATGTGATATGATACTTGTAGAAAATGATTTAGAAGAAGTATCAAAAAAAGCAGATGTTTTTTTCTTATGTCTTCCACATAAAACAGCTATGGAATCAGCAAAATTTTTATATGAAAAAGGTAAAATTGTTATAGATTTAAGTGCTGATTTCCGTATAAAAGATAAAAATATTTATGAAGAAGTTTATGGCACAGATCATACTGCAAGTCATCTTTTAGAAAAGGCAGTTTACGGTCAGGCAGAAATATATACAAAAGAAATACAAAAAACTTCACTTATTGCAGGTGCAGGCTGCTATCCTACATCTATTATTACCCCACTTTATCCACTGCTTGAAAGCGGCTTAATTGATGATAATTCGTTTATTATAGCAGACAGCAAATCAGGAGTAAGTGGAGCAGGCAGAAAACCAAGCCTTACTAATATATTTTGTGAAGCTAATGAAGATTTAAAACCATACGGTATATTTTCTCACCGCCATAATTCTGAAATTGATTTTATACTTTCAGAAGCACAGAAAAATACTCATGTAATATTTACACCACATTTGCTGCCTGTAAACCGCGGTATATTATCTACTATTTATTTTAAAACAAAAGCAGGAAAAGATGAGCTTGAAAATACTATAAAAGAAAAATATAAAGGCAGATATTTTGTAAGGATTAAAAATACAATACCTGCTATAAGGTATGTGGCAAACACTAACTTTATAGATATTGCAGTATATAAAAAAGATGATACAGCTATAATAGTTTCTGCTATTGATAACCTTTTAAAAGGTGCATCTGGTCAGGCTGTGCAGTGTTTTAATATAATGCAGAATATTGAAGAAACAACTGGATTAATATAA
- the argJ gene encoding bifunctional glutamate N-acetyltransferase/amino-acid acetyltransferase ArgJ, which translates to MLGKVSYGGVTTPAGFRAASASGDIKGKKAERDDCGLICSDEPCEFAAVFTSNVVKAAPVLYDMEILKKGGKVSAVFANSGNANACTGADGYKNCQKIAEVYADGLEIKSESVLIASTGVIGVPLPVEKIIDLKDVLIDSLADDNGINFAKAIMTTDTTVKETAVCVETKAGLFTIGGCTKGAGMIAPSLATMLSFITTDALIDRKLLQLALNECVDVTFNRVTVDGDMSTNDTILLLANGMSGTKVDENNYEDFKAGLLDIMDYLARQIALDGEGASRMITIEVKNAANFEEAKLCASKIANSPLVKTMFAGCDPNWGRLMASAGASGAEFDPDKTDIYFNDMHYVSGGKIIDYSLEEKAYNIMQEMQYTITIDLHAGSSMTKFYTCDLTQDYIKINADYRS; encoded by the coding sequence ATGTTAGGTAAAGTAAGCTATGGCGGGGTAACAACACCAGCAGGGTTTAGGGCAGCTTCTGCTAGTGGAGATATAAAAGGAAAAAAAGCAGAGCGAGATGACTGTGGATTAATTTGCAGCGATGAGCCTTGTGAATTTGCTGCTGTTTTTACAAGCAATGTAGTAAAAGCTGCACCAGTTTTATATGATATGGAAATATTAAAAAAAGGCGGCAAAGTTTCAGCTGTATTTGCAAACTCTGGCAATGCTAATGCCTGCACTGGGGCAGATGGATATAAAAACTGCCAGAAAATAGCAGAAGTTTATGCAGATGGATTAGAAATAAAAAGTGAAAGTGTGTTAATAGCATCAACTGGCGTAATAGGGGTGCCTTTACCTGTTGAAAAAATTATAGATTTAAAAGATGTTTTAATAGACAGTCTTGCAGATGATAATGGTATTAATTTTGCAAAAGCAATAATGACAACTGATACTACTGTAAAAGAAACAGCAGTATGTGTGGAAACAAAAGCAGGGCTTTTTACTATCGGCGGCTGCACAAAAGGTGCAGGTATGATAGCTCCAAGCCTTGCCACAATGCTTTCGTTCATTACGACAGACGCTTTAATTGATAGAAAACTTTTGCAGCTTGCATTAAATGAATGTGTAGATGTAACTTTTAACAGGGTCACTGTTGATGGTGATATGAGCACAAATGATACCATTCTTTTACTTGCAAATGGTATGAGTGGCACAAAAGTAGATGAAAATAATTATGAAGATTTTAAAGCAGGGCTTCTTGATATTATGGATTATCTTGCACGACAGATTGCTCTTGATGGAGAAGGTGCCAGCAGAATGATAACTATTGAAGTAAAAAATGCTGCTAATTTTGAAGAAGCAAAATTATGTGCATCAAAAATAGCCAATTCACCACTTGTAAAAACAATGTTTGCAGGCTGCGACCCAAACTGGGGCAGGCTTATGGCTTCGGCGGGTGCAAGCGGTGCTGAATTTGACCCAGATAAGACAGATATTTATTTTAATGATATGCACTATGTTTCAGGTGGTAAAATTATAGACTATTCATTAGAAGAAAAAGCATATAATATCATGCAGGAAATGCAGTATACAATTACAATAGATTTGCATGCTGGCAGCAGTATGACAAAATTTTATACATGCGATTTAACTCAGGATTATATTAAAATCAATGCTGATTACAGGAGCTGA
- a CDS encoding DUF6194 family protein, producing MKADDIITYCFDNYGYIDYRHTSYGQELFYRQGSISTFFLNILEFDTDDDNFSDLNHPDKYRVSLCIPSEEYNKLFSQLCPYDKKYVCYKGCDYTKPDIIMPHPVKSKEYFIQCISPSKLIFEKVLDNLISLSYKRARQEYLLKR from the coding sequence ATGAAAGCTGATGATATTATTACATATTGTTTTGATAATTATGGTTATATAGACTATCGCCATACTTCTTATGGACAGGAGCTTTTTTACAGGCAGGGCAGTATAAGCACATTTTTCTTAAATATTTTGGAATTTGATACTGATGACGATAATTTTTCAGACCTTAACCACCCAGATAAATATAGAGTTTCATTGTGTATACCTTCTGAAGAATATAATAAATTATTCAGCCAGTTATGCCCTTATGATAAAAAGTATGTATGTTATAAGGGGTGTGATTATACTAAGCCTGATATAATAATGCCGCACCCTGTAAAAAGTAAAGAATATTTTATTCAGTGCATAAGCCCATCAAAACTAATATTTGAAAAAGTTTTAGACAATCTTATATCTCTAAGTTATAAAAGAGCAAGGCAGGAATATTTACTTAAAAGATAA